The segment CAAGATGGGTATTCAACAAGCTAAAAGGTATGCAGCTTATCTAACTGTAGTGTATTAGTTGGTTTTTAAGTGATAGTAGGGCAAGACCATGCTGCCATTCCATTGTGAAAGGTCCACGAATTCTTGGCAAACTCTGTTAAACAAAGGTGGTTTTTTTAGGTGTTGGCAATGTAAATCCACATGAGAAAGGGTATGAGTGCTGGCATAGGAATGGCAAAGAGTAGGTTGAGAACgttttcatttctcttttcatGCTCTTGTTATAAGTTCTTAACCAtccatcaatttttttgttctgTGGTTTAAGTAAATGAGCAAGTTTCCTTGCTTTTATGTCCCTTATGCTTGAATTCTGTGGTTGTACCAATCAACTCATaaattaaatggatttttaaagccCCCATTAGGAGTGATTTTGAGGTTATTAGAAGCGTTTCCTAATGCTTGCTAGTGTTTCCTTctaaaaattaggtgtttgcCGAACTTTTGAACATTGCTTTTAAAAACCTGGAGAATCACTTGAACTGATTCATGGAAAATCACCTCTTAGGTGATTCTTCCAAAATGGCTTTAGAAAAATGCtacaaattaaaaattctttaactaaAATGTACTCTCAAATGGGTTATTCAACTTTTCAAGCCAGTATTTGATTCCATAACATTTACATCTGCATAACAAACATGCATGCTTAAAAAGGTAGTTGACTAGCTCTCATGCGTTTCCCCTGTTCTAAAGGTAAGCCAGCAAAAGCCTTGCCGGATCTCCTCCGAGAGCACAACCTTCCACCAGGCCTCTTCCCCAGGAACATAACATGTTACGAATTTGATGAGTCAAGGTCCAAGCTGATCGTGTATTTGCCCTCTGCCTGCGAGGTCAGCTTCAAGGACTCGTCCATCATAAGATATGCCACTCGCGTCAAAGGAACATTGGCAAGGGGAAAGCTCACTGGAATAGAAGGAATGAAGACGAAGGTCCTAGTCTGGGTTAAAGTCACTGTTGTGAGTGTGGAGACCTACAAGTCTGATAAAGTGTGGTTCACAGCCGGTGTGAAGAAATCAAGACCCAAAGATGCTTATGAAATGACCCGCGATGCTGTTAAAATAGAAGAGTTTTGAGGTTTCGAGTATTTTGATATTCTTCTTGTTGTCAAGTTGTGCATGAGAGCTCAATTTATAGGTGCATCCATCCCTTCTCTGAATGCTGTTTGTATATGTTCTAACAGCTTTGGAAACAATAATCATTTCTGTTTCTGCTGGGAATCCATTTATCAATTCGATCCCTTCATTGAATTTGTCCATGGTTT is part of the Vitis riparia cultivar Riparia Gloire de Montpellier isolate 1030 chromosome 17, EGFV_Vit.rip_1.0, whole genome shotgun sequence genome and harbors:
- the LOC117934388 gene encoding uncharacterized protein At5g01610-like, with amino-acid sequence MEKALTKVGSFWISKKAKEEISNITEDLSTFSNTVEEKARWVFNKLKGKPAKALPDLLREHNLPPGLFPRNITCYEFDESRSKLIVYLPSACEVSFKDSSIIRYATRVKGTLARGKLTGIEGMKTKVLVWVKVTVVSVETYKSDKVWFTAGVKKSRPKDAYEMTRDAVKIEEF